CATCCCGCCGGAGAGCTCGTGGGGATACTTCCGATACACGCCCGCCGGGTCCGGCAGCTCCACTGCTGCCAGGGCCGCCAGGGCCTGGTCCCGCCGCGCCTCCCGGGAGAGGTCTGTGTGGATACGCAGCACCTCCTCCACCTGGGGGCCGATACGCATCAGGGGGTCCATGCAGCTCTGCGGCTCCTGGAACACCACGCCGATCTCCCTCCCCTGGACCTGCCGCAGCAGCGTGCGGTCTGCGTGGAGCAGCTCCGCGCCGTCCAGCAGGATCTCCCCGGAAAAGTCGCACTGCTTTCGGGGCAGCAGTCCCGCCACGCTCATGGCGGTGACAGACTTGCCGGAGCCGGACTCGCCCACCAGCCCCAGGATCTCCCCGTCGTGGATGGTCAGGGACACGCCCGCCACGGCCTCCCGCTGCCGGGTGTGGAATTTCACATGCAGATCTCGGATCTCCAGCATCAGGACACCCCCCCGTTCCGGCGCTGCAGGCCCTCGCCGATGAGACCCACGCCGAAGATCAGCAGCACGATGGCGCCGCCGGAACCCAGGGCATACCAGGGGGCGCTGGTCAGCATCCCCTGCGCCTCCGAGAGCATGTAGCCCAGGGAGGCGTCCGGCGGCGTGACGCCGATGCCCAGATAGCTCATGGAGGCCTCCGCCAGCACCGCGTTGTTGAAGCCGATGGTGATGGCCGGCAGCAGCACCTGCGTGGTGTTGGGCAGGATCTGCCGCACCAGGATGCGGCCGCTGGAGGCCCCCATCAGCCGGGCGCTCTTCACATAATTCACGTCCCGCAGCGCCGCGAAGGCGGTGCGGGTCACCCGGGCAAAGCTGGGGATGAACACGATCCCCAGGGCGATCACCACGTTGTATTTATTCCCCGGCCCCAGGATGCTGATGAGAACCAGGGCCAGCAGGATGCTGGGAAAGGCGGTCAGCGCGTCATTCAGGCGCATCAGGACCTCGTCCACCACGCCGCCGAAATAGCCCGTGAGGGCGCCCGCTGCCGTGCCGCACACCGCGCCGATGGCCACGGTGCTCAGGGCGATCAGGAAGGTGGTGCCCGCCCCCTGCAGCACCCGGCTGAAGATGTCCCGGCCGAAGCTGTCGGTCCCCAGCCAGTGGGCCAGGGAGGGGCCCTCCAGCTTGGGCCCTGCCAGCAGGGCGTCCGGGTCGTAGGGCGTCCACACCAGGCCGACCAGGATCAGCGCCGCCATGAGGCCGGTGACAATCAGCCCGGCCAGCAGGTATCCGTTCATCCGCCGCTTCATGACGCACCTCCCAGCCGCAGGCGGGGGTCGATCCGCTGGTTGACAATGTCTGCCACGGTGCCTGCCAGCACCACCCAGAAGGCCAGGATCACCACGATGGCCTGCACCACGGGGTAGTCCCGGTTGGAGATGGAGGCCACCAGCAGCCGTCCCAGCCCCGGGATGGCAAACACCTGCTCCACCACGATGCCAGCCGCCACGATCTCCGCCATGGTCTGGGCCAGGAAGGTCACCACCGGCACCAGGGCGTTGCGCAGCACATGGCGCCGCAGGACCGCCCCCCGGTCATTGCCCCGGGAGATGGCGGTGCGGACATAGTCCCGCCGCATCTCCCCCTGAATGGTGCTGCGGAGCATCCGCACGGTCATGGCGATCCGGGGGATGGCGATGGCCGCAGCCGCGAAAAACAGATACCGGAACGCCCCGGTCGGGTCCGCACCCAGATCCGGGAATTGGCCGTGGACAAACCAGCGGAGGGTGATGCTGAACAGCCAGGAAATCAGGATGCCGGTGAAAAACGGCGGCACCGCCATGCACAGCTGGTCCAACACCGTCCCCACGGCGTCTCCCACCCTGCTGTGCCCGCGGGAGGCCCACAGCCCCAGGGGAATGGACACCACGGCAATCAGCGCGAAGCTGAGAAGGCTCAGGCACAGGGTAATCCCCACCTTGGGGGCAATCAGCTCCCACACCGGCTGGCTATAACTGTAAGAAATCCCCAGGTCCCCGGTGAAAAAGCCCGCCAGCCACTCCAGATACCGCACCGCGAAGGGGCGGTCCAGCCCCAGCTCCGCCTCCAGCTCCGCCACGCGCTCCGGCGTGGCCTGGGTGCCCAGCATGATCTCCGCCGCACTGCCGTGGATCAATTCAAAGGCCGCAAACGCCAGAAGGGAGACGATGACCATGGTGACCAGCAGCATCAAAATCCGCTTGCATACGTACTTCATGGCATCATCTCCCTTCCGGGGCAGCGGCAGCATACCTGCCGCGCATTGGATTTACTGGGCGTAATGGACCGTGGACAGGTCCATCACATAGATGGGATAGAACTGGTATCCCTCCAGCCCGTTCCGCAGAACCACCAGGTCCGCCAGGTCCTGGATGTAGACATTGGCGGCGTGTTCCGTCAGGTTCCGCTCCATCTGTTTGTAGAGCT
This DNA window, taken from Dysosmobacter welbionis, encodes the following:
- a CDS encoding ABC transporter ATP-binding protein, with the translated sequence MLEIRDLHVKFHTRQREAVAGVSLTIHDGEILGLVGESGSGKSVTAMSVAGLLPRKQCDFSGEILLDGAELLHADRTLLRQVQGREIGVVFQEPQSCMDPLMRIGPQVEEVLRIHTDLSREARRDQALAALAAVELPDPAGVYRKYPHELSGGMLQRAMIAAAVVARPKLLLLDEPTTALDVTIQAQILELLKKLNRESGISMLFISHNLNVVRKLCTRTAVMQRGVLVEEGDIETVFRHPRHPYTQRLIAAIPTRHRKEETP
- a CDS encoding ABC transporter permease, translated to MKYVCKRILMLLVTMVIVSLLAFAAFELIHGSAAEIMLGTQATPERVAELEAELGLDRPFAVRYLEWLAGFFTGDLGISYSYSQPVWELIAPKVGITLCLSLLSFALIAVVSIPLGLWASRGHSRVGDAVGTVLDQLCMAVPPFFTGILISWLFSITLRWFVHGQFPDLGADPTGAFRYLFFAAAAIAIPRIAMTVRMLRSTIQGEMRRDYVRTAISRGNDRGAVLRRHVLRNALVPVVTFLAQTMAEIVAAGIVVEQVFAIPGLGRLLVASISNRDYPVVQAIVVILAFWVVLAGTVADIVNQRIDPRLRLGGAS
- a CDS encoding ABC transporter permease, whose amino-acid sequence is MKRRMNGYLLAGLIVTGLMAALILVGLVWTPYDPDALLAGPKLEGPSLAHWLGTDSFGRDIFSRVLQGAGTTFLIALSTVAIGAVCGTAAGALTGYFGGVVDEVLMRLNDALTAFPSILLALVLISILGPGNKYNVVIALGIVFIPSFARVTRTAFAALRDVNYVKSARLMGASSGRILVRQILPNTTQVLLPAITIGFNNAVLAEASMSYLGIGVTPPDASLGYMLSEAQGMLTSAPWYALGSGGAIVLLIFGVGLIGEGLQRRNGGVS